One part of the Roseomonas gilardii genome encodes these proteins:
- a CDS encoding flagellar basal body-associated FliL family protein, which produces MAKTEKPVEAKGAGGRRKLLLLAVPAVLLAGGAGAWFSGLLGGASGGGHAEAAPKEEGAHDAGPRGDHGGGHGADQAGAPPSAVTYLDMPEIMSNLNAPGKRGAFIRLRSKLELARPEDAAAVQQAMPRLLDLFQTYLREMRPEELRGSIGTHRLREELIARANIAAAPARVNDVLFTEILVQ; this is translated from the coding sequence ATGGCGAAGACCGAGAAACCCGTGGAAGCGAAGGGCGCGGGCGGCCGCAGGAAGCTCCTGCTCCTGGCCGTGCCGGCGGTGCTGCTGGCGGGCGGCGCGGGGGCGTGGTTCTCCGGCCTGCTCGGCGGCGCCTCCGGTGGCGGCCATGCGGAGGCCGCGCCGAAGGAGGAAGGGGCGCATGATGCCGGCCCCAGGGGTGATCATGGGGGCGGTCACGGGGCCGATCAGGCGGGCGCCCCACCCTCGGCCGTGACCTATCTCGACATGCCCGAGATCATGTCCAACCTGAACGCGCCCGGTAAGCGCGGCGCCTTCATCCGGCTGCGCTCCAAGCTGGAACTGGCGCGGCCGGAGGATGCCGCGGCGGTGCAGCAGGCCATGCCGCGTCTGCTGGACCTGTTCCAGACCTATCTGCGCGAGATGCGGCCGGAGGAGCTGCGCGGCAGCATCGGCACGCACCGGCTGCGCGAGGAACTGATCGCGCGCGCCAACATCGCCGCCGCGCCGGCCCGCGTGAACGACGTGCTCTTCACCGAGATCCTGGTGCAATGA
- the flgF gene encoding flagellar basal-body rod protein FlgF, with translation MDNAGYIALSRLMAQARTTAMLANNMANADTPGFRAARPVFAQYLDRQHEVDEPRGGGELAFTWDRASWRDTAPGPVQTTGNPLDVAISGEGMFVLRTEKGERYTRAGRFTLGADGTVVDPDGNALLGTGGEPIQLGLNDTRIAISGEGVVSSENGELGRIRIVRFADGQKPQAEGDRLFASDTPPEAVDRPTLVQGAVEGSNVRPILEMTRMTEELREFQFTAQFAEREDERIRNALDRILKKR, from the coding sequence ATGGACAATGCCGGCTATATCGCGCTTTCCCGCCTGATGGCGCAGGCGCGCACCACGGCGATGCTGGCCAACAACATGGCCAATGCGGACACGCCCGGCTTCCGTGCCGCGCGGCCGGTCTTCGCGCAGTATCTCGACCGGCAGCACGAGGTGGACGAGCCCCGCGGGGGCGGCGAGCTGGCCTTCACCTGGGACCGCGCCTCCTGGCGCGACACCGCGCCCGGTCCGGTGCAGACCACCGGCAACCCGCTGGACGTCGCTATTTCCGGCGAGGGCATGTTCGTCCTCCGCACGGAAAAGGGCGAGCGCTACACGCGCGCCGGCCGCTTCACCCTGGGCGCCGATGGCACGGTGGTGGACCCGGACGGCAACGCCCTGCTCGGCACGGGCGGGGAGCCGATCCAGCTCGGCCTGAACGACACCCGCATCGCCATCTCCGGCGAGGGCGTGGTGTCGAGCGAGAATGGGGAACTGGGCCGCATCCGCATCGTGCGCTTCGCCGACGGACAGAAGCCGCAGGCGGAGGGCGACCGCCTCTTCGCCAGCGACACGCCGCCCGAGGCGGTGGACCGCCCGACGCTGGTCCAGGGCGCGGTGGAGGGCAGCAATGTCCGCCCCATCCTGGAGATGACCCGCATGACCGAGGAACTGCGCGAGTTCCAGTTCACCGCGCAGTTCGCAGAGCGCGAGGATGAACGGATCCGCAACGCTCTCGACCGCATCCTGAAAAAGCGTTGA
- the flgG gene encoding flagellar basal-body rod protein FlgG, which translates to MRSLWTAGTGMMAQQTNVEVISNNIANMSTTGYKRRRAEFQDLIYQNVRRVGSQSSDTGTSLPQGAQVGLGVRTAAIYRIHEQGNLNQTDNKFDLAIKGNGFFQVQLPSGETAYTRDGTFGLAADGTMVTAEGFTVLPGIQVPANATDVTINATGEVLAKVAGQEQPQNVGQVQLAVFANEAGLEAMGDNLLMATPASGAAQAAAAGQPGYGNVMQGFVETSNVNVVQEITSLITAQRAYEMNSKVITASDDMLSTLTRLK; encoded by the coding sequence ATGCGTTCGCTCTGGACCGCCGGCACGGGCATGATGGCCCAGCAGACCAATGTCGAGGTCATCTCCAACAACATCGCGAACATGAGCACCACCGGCTACAAGCGCCGGCGGGCCGAGTTCCAGGACCTCATCTACCAGAATGTCCGCCGCGTCGGCTCGCAGAGCTCCGACACGGGCACCAGCCTGCCGCAGGGCGCGCAGGTTGGCCTCGGCGTGCGCACCGCCGCGATCTACCGCATCCACGAACAGGGCAACCTGAACCAGACGGACAACAAGTTCGACCTGGCGATCAAGGGCAACGGCTTCTTCCAGGTGCAGCTTCCCTCGGGGGAGACCGCCTATACCCGCGACGGCACCTTCGGCCTCGCCGCCGACGGCACCATGGTCACGGCGGAGGGCTTCACCGTCCTTCCCGGCATCCAGGTCCCGGCCAATGCCACCGACGTCACCATCAATGCGACCGGCGAGGTGCTGGCCAAGGTCGCGGGGCAGGAGCAGCCGCAGAATGTCGGCCAGGTCCAGCTTGCCGTCTTCGCCAACGAGGCGGGGCTGGAAGCGATGGGCGACAACCTGCTGATGGCCACCCCGGCCTCCGGCGCGGCGCAGGCCGCGGCCGCCGGGCAGCCCGGCTACGGCAACGTCATGCAGGGCTTCGTGGAAACCTCCAACGTCAACGTGGTGCAGGAGATCACCAGCCTGATCACCGCCCAGCGCGCCTATGAGATGAACTCCA